The following proteins come from a genomic window of Pichia kudriavzevii chromosome 1, complete sequence:
- a CDS encoding uncharacterized protein (PKUD0A03060; similar to Saccharomyces cerevisiae YBR136W (MEC1); ancestral locus Anc_3.401) — protein MTDQETLLQLSGILDTLISQESPGKDRDSNSINALLGSVLASYENRQLQTNSTNLTDELSEAQIVSKIFTALKTMFSRNPSLLIEDNRHLSVLKSVFPFFNCLNCPNQLMDDVLFALIQITIDCFKKGFLVYNRLIFQQRDYILNHMEDLLSDVIKSFTNTTNMDTLMIMENIEDNLISFERFHSIYWEKISKISIAVRIIQYLVHPAIDQLYFSHRNAAFSLDSFISKCWFCLENTIINIKFVSENNVIIDKLDNIYSSLLQSTFNYYYNNPTSQFSRLQMVIQYCHFLLNWSLLCNFKILQVVLSQTLLKLAITLKSVNYEEYLWLNIGLSESSVRYFEKLIGCVSNPDLKRCLQLLMAAKFHDTDDPSQLVYVKKISQFKDTELQSLHERMKLSFGFGNLKFSLQTHVLTTDIIEDIQSGKVEKSIKGLSEIQLINTINALGDYACYHSGNYDIKTHSCRICDSSISISSDIMQSVYIHKANMTKDLHEVYTIIDVLLKEHQIQVSPNILISLLHALTKILRSYRPPRLGADSTLLKFIEFGFTHQLRIIRLLTVKLFPLILHAPEDEQYEQDFDTILSFLLSLEPESGNYYLFEGTIQGLGELLLVKSIDNKYYIVLSRLIRFMSDVDEFRSNLAIHQLRIVARTKNITPWQLVEPFIPLISRDVLKNRIVRPGLLTNFCIAIELSIPLFLERTLKYTIPYLIDSYKEDHISFISQTLKVPKSELIDTHLDGILAYLYATYDHISKTKLMKILSIYDSKYKGMAFEEMLNCCKGPYLIIHLLAYYSSNPETFNRIKNAVEIISVSLGYGQDGLVASQRLLNRWLLILVQVISTTLNDKKGSNPFYMKIRAIKSIGCLLNLCEKFDACLGQIIMALQLAIQVPDLRFESLLHIKLIAEKVDRKSMRFVFDSLISQFVLEFDGFSKKCQSLTTEIIVNLLKISPEKDVSYKFALRRIPSMKSINFQHVSDRRLLGEFRNRLKSDNLWVFEQVLNDLIQYLENGYINYQKLIREDELVYQVFLSITELLVTNSFKKYDQLDSDSGYKTKIALKSARVISLLGNLDLMKTSSHNTIKTFSGNYYDNISNFLLVTNLQKQKGADYDHSTMEFLIYFIKNILVRNFVSSVDPEEQKFLAYTIQEFLAICEIPPLIWHKFDDLTKSILEPLKSSRYKQGMKPRVMDLPIYKYNKEYNAWVKDFSANVLHNCAILADQVLNAPEQISSICTVIPLLDVSISKFVLLYAILFLVIMCPESNIAKKNIQQEFMSILSNDLSLVQNQVIREGLKKYFVTIIEIFQFLKAWSSKVKDEEDASKASNKNNSKIKRTGVQRIGKFLKYFPHDIMAKRCADCDIYEGSILFLENGYKDGIIPKDVFFSTLKDMYVKLEDYDQLHGALKLFSTNSLSDKLLQFKFNEDIQISNESLRAIAQYNFDDDPNQKGTTQNASVTELFEVLNKNCEYEQLLLNLKNYEAKVDDGPNQYLINTDWILHGIQASIYTGDMDNLERWSYSSQNSNAIAISGSDMSILYEIAQGLIALHKQAIPSCCRHIENAIEYIGLAISNSQNFIQKKISDYMILLHSLYDFQILAKMNSRDDKVIQILKNRLDFSKQDYKSVWKIHSLKSSIYKLHPGKDFQTLYKDSLVEGCRILRENGKLPQATRLITKALVLNENDDNVEMTQASTMLMNVEFSKLFWAQNDYETALKTLKLVVDNLHTKNPYYLDFSLTYLNWMDVSAEGSSDEIKERYNALIRERVYDNSGDVNYQYAVYLNKLLEAQILEESDGSLDYAVIKQYLLAVSASKKYVHEILPKAVTLWLDYYHKYIDIEPTCNITKKLSDSRHNSYQLINKTVEKSVSNLGKKWYIVLSQIISRITHDDKNITELISKVIVELTVKYPWLILYSVFSQARSVDEKRKAIGTMILTKLQDSRNHTDSKTLQLPKLIASGLILLESIMSVCNTTNKFKHPKSGTLYKDLYKDLGFDYPRDSECLALALPIKENVDLLYNLKNDVDKHVIFYSKFHEKVKILFSLQQPKRVRVTGTNGETYFLLFKPRDDLRKDNKVMEFSTVMNDLLSKNYETQTRNMQIKSFAATPLNETTGIIEWVQNVVTLRHIIDGQFKRQNIIINMRNMKNEFGDAKPSEKRAIFESYLDKFPPILGKWMIENFPNIYKWYRARETYTRSLAVMSIVGYLIGVGDRHLDNIMINRKTGIIMHIDFDCMFEKGKKLSVPEIVPFRLTPHLIEAMGVLGYEGAFRKSCELTMSIIRENENILMNFLESFIHDPLMDWRSGSSDGRASDDKALTRIKKQQEKVYKILRRKIKGILSKEDDNTGYRDSGGLSVSVSLQVDLLIQTAVSHENLSKMFFGWMPYL, from the coding sequence ATGACAGACCAGGAGACACTCTTGCAGCTCTCTGGGATCTTAGACACGTTGATATCCCAAGAATCACCGGGGAAAGATCGGGATTCAAATTCTATCAACGCGTTACTGGGTTCGGTACTTGCCTCTTATGAAAATCGACAACTACAAACCAACTCTACTAACTTGACCGATGAGCTCTCTGAGGCACAGATAGTTTCGAAGATATTCACTGcattgaaaacaatgtTTTCTAGAAATCCCTCCTTATTAATAGAGGACAATCGGCATCTCTCTGTACTAAAATCTGTTTTCcccttcttcaattgtttgaattgtCCGAATCAACTGATGGATGATGTTTTATTTGCGCTCATACAAATTACAATAGATTGTTTCAAGAAGGGGTTTTTGGTATATAATAGGcttatttttcaacaacgTGATTACATATTGAACCACATGGAGGATCTGTTGTCAGATGTTATCAAATCGTTCACAAACACAACTAATATGGATACCTTAATGATAATGGAGAACATTGAGGACAatttaatttcatttgaaagatttcaTAGTATCTATTGGGAGAAAATTTcgaaaatatcaatagcTGTCAGAATCATCCAGTATCTAGTGCATCCTGCAATAGATCAGTTGTATTTTAGCCATCGGAATGCAGCTTTTAGCCTGGATTCATTTATCTCTAAATGTTGGTTTTGTTTGGAGAACACAATCATTAATATCAAATTTGTTTCCGAAAATAATGTGATAATTGATAAGCTTGACAATATCTactcttctcttcttcagtCAACTTTCAACTATTACTACAATAATCCAACTTCCCAATTTAGCCGGCTTCAAATGGTCATTCAATATTGCCATTTTTTGCTGAACTGGTCCTTGCTATGTAACTTTAAGATTTTACAAGTAGTGCTTTCACAAACATTACTTAAATTGGCAATAACTCTAAAATCAGTCAACTATGAAGAGTATTTGTGGCTTAATATCGGTTTGTCGGAGTCGTCAGTGagatattttgagaaattaaTTGGTTGTGTATCAAATCCAGACCTGAAACGATGTTTGCAACTTTTAATGGCTGCTAAATTCCATGATACGGATGATCCTTCCCAACTAGTTtatgtaaaaaaaataagtcAATTTAAGGATACAGAGTTACAATCTTTACATGAGAGAATGAAACTGtcttttggatttggaaaCCTTAAGTTTAGTTTACAGACACATGTTCTAACTACGGATATAATTGAGGATATTCAATCGGGCAAAGTCGAAAAATCTATAAAAGGATTAAGTGAAATCCAGTTGATTAACACAATCAACGCATTGGGTGATTATGCGTGCTACCATTCTGGAAATTATGATATTAAGACACATTCATGTAGGATTTGTGACTCGAGCATTAGTATCTCCTCCGATATAATGCAAAGTGTCTATATTCACAAGGCTAACATGACCAAAGATTTACATGAGGTCTACACCATCATCGATGTTCTGTTAAAAGAACATCAGATTCAGGTATCTCCCAACATATTAATATCTTTACTACATGCTCTCACTAAAATTCTTCGGTCATATAGGCCACCGAGGCTTGGCGCTGACTCGACTCTActcaaatttattgaatttggatttaCTCATCAGCTGAGGATTATAAGGCTGCTAACTGTCAAACTATTCCCATTGATTTTACATGCACCTGAGGATGAACAGTATGAACAAGACTTTGATACTATTTTGTCATTTTTGTTGAGCTTGGAACCCGAATCTGGAAATTACTATTTATTTGAAGGTACTATTCAGGGACTAGGTGAACTTTTACTGGTTAAATCCATTGACAACAAGTACTACATAGTGCTGAGTCGTTTGATAAGGTTCATGTCAGATGTGGATGAATTCCGTTCAAACCTTGCAATCCATCAACTCAGGATCGTTGCgagaacaaaaaacatTACACCATGGCAATTAGTTGAACCATTTATTCCACTTATCAGTAGAGATGTTCTCAAGAACAGAATAGTGAGGCCTGGATTACTTACAAACTTTTGCATTGCTATTGAGCTCAGTATtccattgtttttggaGCGTACATTGAAATACACTATTCCATATTTAATTGATTCTTACAAGGAAGACCACATCTCTTTTATCTCCCAAACTTTAAAGGTACCGAAGTCAGAACTTATTGATACTCATTTAGACGGTATACTGGCGTATCTTTATGCCACTTATGATCATATTTCCAAGACTAAACTCATGAAAATCCTATCAATATATGATTCTAAATATAAAGGTATGgcatttgaagaaatgcTAAATTGTTGCAAAGGTCCATACCTAATAATCCATTTACTTGCATATTATAGCTCAAATCCTGAAACTTTCAATAGGATCAAGAATGCGGTTGAAATCATCAGCGTCTCTCTAGGGTATGGTCAGGATGGGCTAGTCGCATCGCAAAGGCTTCTCAATAGATGGTTATTAATATTGGTGCAAGTCATCTCAACCACCCTTAATGACAAAAAGGGCAGCAATCCTTTTTACATGAAGATCAGAGCAATTAAATCGATTGGATGCTTACTAAATTTATGCGAAAAATTTGATGCATGTTTAGGCCAGATAATCATGGCATTGCAGCTTGCTATTCAAGTTCCTGATCTCAGATTCGAGAGCTTGTTGCATATCAAACTAATTGCGGAGAAAGTAGACAGAAAATCGATGAGGTTTGTTTTTGACTCTCTTATATCTCAATTTGtacttgaatttgatggtttttcaaaaaaatgccAGTCACTTACCACAGAAATAATTGTTAACCTGTTGAAAATATCTCCTGAGAAAGATGTCAGCTATAAGTTTGCATTGAGAAGAATACCCTCAATGAAAAGTATTAATTTTCAACATGTGTCCGATAGAAGATTGCTGGGTGAGTTCAGGAACAGACTGAAGAGCGACAATTTGTGGGTATTTGAGCAAGTATTAAATGATCTGATCCAATATTTAGAGAATGGGTATATCAATTATCAAAAACTAATCAGAGAAGATGAACTTGTTTATCAGGTATTTCTAAGTATAACTGAATTGCTTGTCActaattctttcaaaaaatatgatCAGTTAGACTCTGATAGTGGttacaaaacaaaaattgcACTGAAGTCAGCTAGAGTTATTTCGTTGCTAGGTAACCTTGATCTGATGAAAACATCATCTCATAACACAATCAAAACCTTTTCAGGAAACTATTATGACAAtatttctaattttctaCTTGTTACCAACCtacagaaacaaaagggGGCAGATTATGACCATTCAACAATGGAATTTTTGatatattttatcaaaaatatacTCGTCAGAAACTTTGTCTCATCAGTCGATCCTGAGGAACAAAAATTTCTAGCTTACACTATCCAAGAGTTTTTGGCGATTTGCGAAATTCCACCGCTAATATGGcataaatttgatgatttgacCAAGAGTATATTGGAACCATTAAAATCAAGTAGATATAAACAGGGTATGAAACCACGAGTTATGGACCTTCCTATATACAAGTACAACAAAGAATATAATGCGTGGGTTAAGGATTTTTCGGCAAATGTTCTTCATAATTGTGCAATACTTGCAGACCAAGTTTTGAATGCACCTGAACAAATCTCTTCAATATGCACAGTCATTCCATTGCTCGATGTCAgcatttcaaaatttgttcttctcTATGCTATCTTATTTCTGGTTATTATGTGTCCCGAAAGTAATATTgccaagaaaaatattcagCAGGAATTTATGAGCATACTCAGCAATGATTTAAGCCTGGTCCAAAATCAGGTGATAAGGGAAGGattgaagaaatatttCGTTACAataattgaaatatttcaatttttaaaGGCCTGGAGTAGTAAAGTGaaggatgaagaagacGCATCCAAAGCATCAAACAAGAACAATTCTAAAATAAAGAGAACCGGAGTTCAAAGAATAGGAAAGtttttaaaatattttcCTCATGACATTATGGCTAAGAGATGTGCAGACTGTGATATTTATGAAGGCTCcatattatttttagaaaatGGTTACAAGGATGGTATAATTCCCAAggatgtttttttctcaacgTTAAAGGACATGTACGTTAAACTGGAAGATTACGATCAGTTGCATGGTGCACTTAAATTATTTTCGACGAATAGTTTGAGTGACAAGTTACTTCAGtttaaattcaatgaagatATACAAATTTCCAATGAATCTTTAAGGGCAATAGCACAGTATAATTTTGATGACGACCCGAATCAAAAAGGAACAACACAGAATGCATCTGTTACCGAGctttttgaagttttaaataaaaactGTGAATATGAACAGCTTCTCctaaatttgaaaaactacGAAGCTAAAGTAGATGATGGGCCAAACCAGTATCTTATTAATACTGATTGGATTTTGCATGGTATTCAAGCATCGATTTACACAGGTGATATGGATAATCTAGAAAGGTGGTCTTACTCGAGTCAAAACTCAAATGCTATTGCCATCTCTGGTTCTGATATGTCTATTTTATATGAAATTGCTCAAGGCTTAATTGCCTTACATAAGCAAGCTATACCATCTTGTTGTAGacatattgaaaatgcaattgaATACATTGGTTTGGCCATTTCTAACTCACaaaattttattcaaaaaaaaatatctgACTATATGATTTTGTTGCACTCTCTTTACGACTTCCAGATATTAGCTAAAATGAATAGTAGAGATGACAAGGTGATTCAAATACTAAAAAATCGACTGGacttttcaaaacaagATTATAAATCAGTTTGGAAAATCCATTCACTAAAGTCAAGCATCTATAAATTACACCCAGGCAAAGACTTCCAAACGTTATACAAAGATTCTTTGGTTGAAGGATGTAGAATTTTGAGGGAAAATGGCAAGCTACCTCAAGCAACTAGACTTATTACCAAGGCACTTGTActaaatgaaaatgatgacaATGTGGAAATGACACAGGCTTCTacaatgttgatgaatGTTGAATTCTCTAAACTATTTTGGGCTCAGAATGACTACGAAACCGCTTTAAAGACTTTGAAACTAGTGGTTGATAATCTACATACAAAGAACCCATATTATCTTGACTTTTCCCTAACTTATCTAAACTGGATGGACGTTTCCGCGGAAGGGAGTTCTGACGAGATTAAGGAAAGATATAATGCGTTGATCCGTGAGCGAGTATACGATAATTCTGGAGATGTGAACTACCAGTATGCCGTATACCTCAATAAGTTACTAGAGGCACAGATTTTGGAAGAGTCTGATGGATCTCTTGATTATGCCGTTATCAAACAGTACCTATTGGCTGTTAGTGCATCTAAGAAATATGTCCATGAGATTCTTCCAAAGGCTGTTACGTTATGGCTAGACTATTATCATAAATACATTGACATTGAACCCACATGCAACATAACCAAGAAGTTGTCTGACAGTAGGCATAATTCTTACCAACTGATAAATAAGACTGTTGAGAAAAGCGTGTCCAATctaggaaaaaaatggtaTATTGTGCTATCTCAAATAATATCAAGAATCACTCATGATGATAAAAATATTACTGAACTTATATCCAAGGTTATCGTAGAATTGACCGTTAAATACCCATGGTTAATACTCTATTCTGTATTCTCGCAGGCTAGATCTGTGGACGAAAAAAGGAAGGCAATAGGTACAATGATATTAACCAAACTTCAAGATAGCAGAAATCACACCGATAGCAAGACTCTCCAACTTCCGAAGCTCATTGCATCAGGTTTGATATTGCTTGAATCCATCATGTCTGTTTGTAACACTAcaaacaaattcaaacatCCAAAATCTGGAACCTTATACAAGGATTTATACAAGGATTTGGGATTTGATTACCCAAGGGATTCTGAATGCTTAGCTTTGGCATTGCCTATCAAGGAGAATGTAGATCTATTATACAATCTAAAAAATGACGTTGATAAACATGTCATTTTCTACAGTAAATTTCAtgaaaaagtcaaaatattgttttctttgcaacAGCCCAAAAGAGTAAGGGTTACGGGTACCAATGGTGAGACAtatttccttctttttaaACCCCGGGATGATCTCCGTAAAGACAACAAAGTCATGGAATTCTCTACCGTGATGAATGAtttattatcaaaaaattatgAAACTCAGACTAGGAATATGCAGATTAAAAGTTTTGCTGCCACACCATTGAATGAAACTACGGGTATTATAGAATGGGTTCAAAATGTAGTGACATTAAGGCATATTATTGATGGACAATTCAAACGTCAGAAcataattatcaacatgAGAAACATGAAAAACGAATTTGGGGATGCCAAACCTTCTGAAAAACGTGCTATTTTTGAGTCCTATTTAGACAAATTTCCACCTATATTGGGGAAGTGGATGATTGAAAACTTTCcaaatatatacaaatGGTATCGGGCAAGAGAAACGTATACCAGATCACTTGCTGTGATGTCAATTGTTGGTTATCTTATTGGTGTCGGTGATAGACATCTTGATAACATTATGATCAACA
- a CDS encoding uncharacterized protein (PKUD0A03070; similar to Saccharomyces cerevisiae YBR135W (CKS1); ancestral locus Anc_3.400) — protein sequence MQDLQQEQAQAQEQAKAQAQAQAQAQLQRHQQQHPSHYGASQVPRPKPLTPQERERIFAYRDKYYYSPRYADDDYEYRHVALPRDMLKIIPSDFFDESGTFKILLEDEWRSQLGITQSLGWVHYGCHAPEPHILLFRKPKN from the coding sequence ATGCAAGACCTCCAACAAGAACAAGCTCAAGCTCAAGAACAGGCTAAAGCACAAGCGCAGGCGCAGGCTCAGGCACAGCTGCAAAGacaccaacaacagcatCCGAGTCACTATGGGGCGAGCCAAGTGCCAAGGCCAAAACCGCTTACTCCACAGGAAAGAGAGAGGATCTTCGCCTACAGAGACAAATATTACTATTCCCCTAGATACGCAGATGACGACTACGAGTACCGTCATGTGGCATTGCCTCGTGATATGTTGAAAATTATTCCATCAGACTTTTTCGATGAATCTGGCACGTTCAAGATCCTCTTAGAAGACGAATGGAGATCACAATTAGGAATAACACAATCTCTGGGCTGGGTTCATTATGGCTGTCATGCTCCTGAACCGCATATCCTTTTGTTCCGTAAACCGAAGAACTGA
- a CDS encoding uncharacterized protein (PKUD0A03080; similar to Saccharomyces cerevisiae YBR133C (HSL7); ancestral locus Anc_3.399) has translation MPLGLIGLKPQPHTWRKAKEDVAFYKKCFADGYSCFLLPITNQSYKEVCKSYFHSSPKSMDTLNAPFPEFHHTDLHPCLDIYNIVGLVSSWLELDNDDLIINEFSSQVLINELSYGHHLGIDKYMLSPPKNINNIQVYASNIAKILKLFPSIQISISLPMCQDYNESNKEFFDLYSTWDTWNVIRTLCNYNENLHVSLGAPMTNIPSAVLDRWLHEPISFYLISVTKFISNAKSYPVLNKFNQLILWKMLQFKSLELPVIILHGVDRIGQENELVEYDSNKKSTYLSYIQHLVSISKKSSFVPYISEFILSELKDSGVSKQFINSPAVLQCPLEPLTENLQDYTYNLFEKDSFKYEQYGRAFIKALIQLNKSWNLEEKPHILFLGPGRGPLIDKFFDALELLQTPSENFTITAIERNPAVMIYLKQRNSQLWKNNVNILNMDARDYDNSQYAALHSKVNMVISELIGSFGCNELMPECIDSISNSVFCDPHCVFIPQKLDCYVAPVLAPKYWKLALKLSFDKMYIPMIPEMELFSERPEPVWSFVSESKKNNQHLQQTHQGSTNHNDSNSSDNVCTIDNAFSTNNLFRNKHNSRNSRISIQIEKKGTLHGLAGYFKAALFDDIEVSNLPKEVGMRDCVSWLPAFFPLESPLNMFEGQEVSVFMQRICSGPNVWYEWSVQGFLYTLLTNSLAHIPHNSQENSRLTNSSQMLSTSNNPSPKKNSMKHINSPANSYDDANAQYTMSLERNLVSINENKVRLCTGTSRIHNLNGCGFKLKLIQ, from the coding sequence ATGCCACTCGGACTAATTGGCCTCAAACCACAGCCACACACGTGGCGGAAAGCAAAGGAAGATGTTGCATTTTATAAAAAGTGCTTTGCGGATGGATACTCGTGCTTCTTATTACCAATCACTAATCAATCCTATAAGGAAGTTTGCAAATCCTATTTTCACTCGAGTCCAAAATCAATGGATACTCTAAATGCTCCCTTCCCCGAATTCCACCATACTGACTTGCATCCATGCTTAGATATTTATAATATAGTTGGATTAGTATCTTCTTGGTTGGAATTggataatgatgatttgatcatcaatgaattcTCATCGCAGGTTCTAATCAATGAACTATCATATGGTCATCATCTAGGAATTGACAAATACATGCTAAGCCCCCCTAAGAATATCAATAATATACAAGTTTATGCATCCAATATTgcaaagatattgaaactttttccttcaattcaaaTTAGTATATCGTTGCCAATGTGCCAAGACTATAACGAATCAAACAAGGAGTTTTTTGACTTGTACTCAACTTGGGATACATGGAATGTGATTCGTACATTATGTAACTACAATGAAAACCTCCATGTATCATTGGGCGCACCAATGACAAATATTCCTTCGGCTGTATTGGATCGGTGGCTCCACGAGCCAATAAgcttttatttgatttccGTTACTAAGTTTATTTCTAATGCAAAGTCATATCCCGTCTTGaataaattcaaccaaTTAATACTATGGAAAATGTTACAGTTCAAGTCTTTAGAACTACCTGTAATCATCCTCCATGGAGTTGATCGCATTGGCCAAGAGAATGAACTAGTTGAATATGACTccaataaaaaatcaacatatCTTTCATATATCCAGCATTTAGTTTCAATATCTAAGAAGAGCTCATTTGTGCCTTACATCAGTGAATTCATTCTATCCGAGTTGAAAGATTCAGGCGTGAGTAAACAGTTTATCAATTCTCCTGCGGTTCTACAATGTCCACTGGAACCATTAACTGAGAATTTGCAGGATTACACTTATAacttatttgaaaaagacaGTTTTAAGTATGAACAATATGGGAGGGCTTTTATTAAGGCATTGATACAGTTGAATAAATCCTGGAACTTGGAAGAGAAACCACACATACTATTTTTAGGGCCAGGACGTGGTCCATTAATAGATAAGTTTTTTGATGCACTGGAATTATTGCAAACACCATCAGAAAACTTCACCATAACTGCCATCGAAAGGAATCCTGCTGTAATGATATACCTAAAGCAGAGGAATTCTCAACTTTGGAAAAACAATGTAAATATCTTAAATATGGATGCCAGAGATTACGATAATTCACAGTATGCAGCATTACACTCGAAAGTAAACATGGTCATCTCAGAATTGATTGGTAGCTTTGGCTGTAACGAACTAATGCCAGAATGCATTGATAGTATATCCAATTCCGTATTTTGTGATCCTCATTGTGTTTTCATACCTCAGAAATTGGATTGCTATGTTGCTCCAGTTTTGGCCCCTAAGTACTGGAAGCTTGCTTTGAAGCTATCATTTGATAAGATGTATATCCCCATGATTCCCGAAATGGAACTTTTCTCTGAGAGACCAGAACCTGTTTGGAGCTTTGTCAGTGagtcaaagaaaaacaaccaaCATTTGCAGCAAACACACCAAGGCAGTACCAATCATAACGATTCTAACAGTAGTGACAACGTCTGCACCATAGATAATGCATTCAGCACCAACAATTTGTTTAGAAATAAACACAATTCGAGAAACTCAAGGATATCCATTcagattgaaaaaaaggGCACTTTACATGGACTAGCAGGCTATTTTAAGGCAGCACTATTTGACGACATTGAAGTTAGTAATTTACCCAAGGAGGTTGGGATGAGAGACTGTGTTTCATGGCTTCCTGCATTTTTCCCATTGGAATCACCACTCAACATGTTTGAAGGGCAGGAAGTTTCAGTTTTCATGCAGCGGATTTGTTCCGGTCCTAACGTGTGGTACGAATGGTCAGTACAAGGTTTTTTGTATACATTGTTAACAAACTCACTAGCTCATATTCCTCATAATTCCCAGGAAAACTCCAGACTCACAAATAGCTCGCAGATgttatcaacatcaaataaTCCTTCgccaaagaaaaacagtATGAAGCATATAAACTCTCCGGCAAATTCTTACGATGATGCCAATGCACAGTATACCATGAGTTTAGAGAGAAACCTAGTATCTATCAACGAAAATAAGGTCAGACTCTGTACAGGTACCTCGAGAATACATAATTTAAACGGTTGCGGGTTCAAGTTAAAATTGATACAATGA